A genomic stretch from Erigeron canadensis isolate Cc75 chromosome 9, C_canadensis_v1, whole genome shotgun sequence includes:
- the LOC122581994 gene encoding UDP-D-apiose/UDP-D-xylose synthase 2-like: MTSSSSARVDLDGNAIKPLTICMIGAGGFIGSHLCEKLMNETQHTVLAVDVYNDKIKHLLEPDSLPWTGRIQFHRLNIKNDSRLEGLIKCSDLTVNLAAICTPADYNTRPLDTIYSNFIDALPVVKYCSENNKRLIHFSTCEVYGKTIGSYLPQDSPLRQDPAYYILKEDTSPCIFGSIEKQRWSYACAKQLIERLIYAEGAENGLEFTIVRPFNWIGPRMDFIPGIDGPSEGVPRVLACFSNNLLRREPLKLVDGGESQRTFVYIKDAIEAVHLMIENPARANGHIFNVGNPNNEVTVRQLAEMMTKVYAKVSGEDSIETPTVDVSSKEFYGEGYDDSDKRIPDMTIINKQLGWDPKTSLWDLLESTLTYQHRTYAAAVRQSIAKPVAN; the protein is encoded by the exons ATGACGTCATCATCGTCAGCGAGAGTAGATCTGGACGGAAACGCAATAAAGCCGTTAACGATATGCATGATCGGTGCCGGTGGATTCATCGGTTCACATTTATGTGAGAAATTGATGAATGAAACACAACACACAGTGTTAGCTGTTGATGTATATAATGATAAGATCAAGCATTTACTTGAACCGGATTCTCTTCCTTGGACCGGCCGGATTCAGTTTCACCGGCTCAACATCAAAAACGATTCGCGCCTTGAAGGTCTTATCAAATGCTCCGATCTG ACGGTGAACTTAGCTGCGATCTGTACTCCTGCGGATTACAATACGCGTCctcttgacacaatttacagcAATTTCATCGATGCGCTCCCTGTG GTTAAGTACTGTTCAGAGAATAACAAGCGTCTCATTCACTTCTCTACTTGCGAAGTATATGGAAAAACTATTGGCAGCTATCTTCCCCAAGATAGTCCCCTGCGACAG GACCCTGCTTACTATATTCTCAAGGAAGATACTTCCCCTTGCATTTTTGGCTCAATTGAGAAGCAGAGATGGTCTTATGCATGTGCAAAACAGTTGATTGAGAGGTTGATCTATG CCGAGGGTGCGGAGAATGGTCTTGAGTTCACCATTGTAAGGCCTTTTAACTGGATTGGCCCTAGGATGGATTTCATTCCCGGGATTGATGGTCCCAGCGAGGGAGTTCCAAGGGTTCTTGCATGCTTTAGTAAT AATCTTCTCAGGCGTGAGCCTCTTAAGCTTGTGGATGGTGGTGAATCACAGAGAACCTTTGTTTATATCAAAGACGCTATTGAAGCTGTTCATTTGATGATT GAAAATCCTGCTAGAGCTAATGGTCATATCTTCAATGTTGGTAACCCTAACAATGAAGTTACAGTAAGACAACTTGCTGAAATGATGACCAAG GTATATGCAAAAGTAAGTGGAGAAGATTCAATAGAGACTCCGACCGTTGATGTCAGTTCCAAAGAGTTTTATGGTGAAGGTTATGATGACAGCGACAAAAGAATTCCAGATATGACCATTATAAACAAACAATTAG GTTGGGACCCAAAGACATCGCTATGGGACTTGCTTGAATCAACACTTACCTACCAACACAGGACATATGCCGCAGCAGTTaggcaatcaattgcaaaaccAGTAGCCAATTAA